The following proteins are co-located in the Dromaius novaehollandiae isolate bDroNov1 chromosome 10, bDroNov1.hap1, whole genome shotgun sequence genome:
- the GLCE gene encoding D-glucuronyl C5-epimerase isoform X1, translated as MLYGVNMRCLAARVNYKTLIIICALFTLVTVLLWNKCSTEKAGHFPRGPGGFGRGEGLEKRAAASESNPYANDAARQQSEEASPQEQQKAPPVVGGFNGNRVLGLKYEEIDCLINDEHTIKGRREGNEIFLPFSWVEKYFEVYGKIAQYDGYDRFEFSHSYSKVYTQRAPYHPDGVFMSFEGYNVEVRDRVKCISGVEGVPLSTQWGPQGYFYPIQIAQYGLSHYSKNLTEKPPHIEVYETAEDKDKTSRSVDWTVPKGCSVATVYDKSKFTSVKQFVAPENTEGVSLQLGNSRDFIISFDLKFITNGSISVVLETTEKNQLFTVHYVSNTQLIAFKDRDVYYGIGPRTSWSTVTRDLVTDLRKGVGLSNTKAVKQTKIMPKKVVRLVAKGKGFIDNVTISATAHMAAFFAASSWLVRNQDEKGGWPIMVTRKLGEGFKSLDPGWYSAMAQGQAISTLVRAYLLTKDHVFLNSALRATAPYKLPSEQHGVKAVFMSRHDWYEEYPTSPSSFVLNGFMYSLIGLYDLKETAGEKLGKEARLLYERGMESLKAMLPLYDTGSGTIYDLRHFMLGTAPNLARWDYHTTHINQLQLLSTIDESPVFKEFVKRWKSYLRGGRAKHN; from the exons GTATGGTGTGAATATGCGTTGCCTGGCAGCTCGGGTCAACTACAAGACGCTGATCATCATCTGCGCCCTCTTCACGCTGGTCACGGTGCTGCTGTGGAACAAATGCTCCACCGAGAAAGCGGGGCACttcccgcggggccccggcggcttcGGCCGAGGCGAGGGCCTGGAGAAGCGGGCCGCCGCCTCCGAGAGCAACCCCTACGCCAACGACGCGGCGAGGCAGCAGAGCGAGGAGGCCTCGCCGCAGGAGCAGCAGAAAGCTCCGCCGGTCGTGGGGGGCTTCAACGGCAACAGAGTCCTGGGACTCAAATACGAGGAGATTGACTGTCTGATCAATGACGAACACACGAttaaagggaggagggaaggcaaCGAGATCTTCCTGCCGTTCAGCTGGGTAGAGAAATACTTTGAGGTTTATGGGAAAATTGCTCAGTACGATGGTTATGACAGGTTTGAATTCTCTCATAGCTACTCCAAAGTATACACACAGCGAGCACCTTACCACCCGGACGGGGTGTTCATGTCCTTCGAAGGCTACAACGTCGAAGTTCGAGACAGAGTGAAATGCATAAGCGGTGTCGAAG GTGTACCGTTATCCACACAGTGGGGACCTCAAGGCTATTTCTACCCCATCCAGATTGCACAGTATGGGTTAAGTCACTACAGTAAAAACTTGACAGAGAAACCACCTCACATAGAGGTGTATGAAACAGCTGAAGACAAGGACAAAACCAGCAGGTCCGTGGACTGGACTGTACCAAAAGGCTGTTCTGTTGCAACAGTGTATGATAAATCCAAGTTCACTAGTGTTAAACAGTTTGTTGCTCCAG aaaatacTGAAGGGGTATCTCTGCAGCTTGGGAACAGTAgagattttattatttcttttgatCTCAAATTCATAACAAATGGGAGCATTTCTGTGGTTCTCGAGACGACAGAGAAAAACCAGCTCTTCACAGTACACTATGTCTCCAACACTCAGCTGATAGCTTTTAAGGACAGAGACGTCTACTATGGCATTGGGCCTAGGACTAGTTGGAGTACGGTCACGAGAGACCTGGTGACTGACCTGCGAAAGGGTGTTGGTCTCTCCAACACAAAAGCTgtaaagcagacaaaaataatgCCCAAGAAAGTGGTGAGGCTGGTGGCGAAGGGGAAGGGCTTCATCGACAACGTCACTATCTCGGCCACCGCTCACATGGCAGCCTTTTTTGCTGCGAGCAGTTGGCTGGTGAGGAACCAGGACGAGAAGGGGGGCTGGCCCATCATGGTGACGCGGAAGCTGGGGGAAGGCTTTAAATCCCTGGACCCGGGCTGGTATTCTGCCATGGCACAAGGGCAGGCCATCTCCACGCTCGTCAGGGCTTACCTGCTGACCAAGGACCACGTGTTCCTCAACTCAGCTTTACGGGCAACGGCACCTTACAAGCTCCCGTCGGAGCAGCACGGGGTCAAGGCGGTGTTCATGAGCAGGCACGACTGGTACGAGGAGTACCCCACCTCTCCCAGCTCCTTCGTTCTCAATGGCTTCATGTACTCTTTAATCGGGCTCTACGACCTGAAGGAGACGGCGGGGGAGAAGCTGGGGAAGGAGGCAAGGCTCCTCTACGAGCGGGGCATGGAGTCGCTGAAGGCCATGCTCCCCCTCTACGACACCGGCTCAGGAACCATCTACGACCTGCGGCACTTCATGCTCGGCACCGCTCCCAACCTGGCCCGCTGGGACTATCACACCACCCACATaaaccagctccagctgctcaGCACCATAGACGAGTCCCCCGTTTTCAAAGAGTTCGTCAAGAGGTGGAAGAGCTACCTAAGAGGCGGCAGGGCAAAGCACAACTAG
- the PAQR5 gene encoding membrane progestin receptor gamma isoform X3 has protein sequence MLSLKLPRLLSSSQVPQEYQEQGILFGYRHPRSSATDCLLSVFQMTNETLNIWTHFVPTWYFLWHLLGSLPPRDGRGTRAWPFLAYLLSCCLYPFASSCAHTFSTMSSRARHLCYFFDYAALSVYSLGSALAYSAYIFPKEWVNGTFHYYYVPIAVFNTVVSTSLSCYSRFLEVDRPQLSKAFRTLAFVYPYLFDSIPLFYRFYVCAAESCTEAVIVVHYKHTVLAFLTCFVFASHLPERLAPGHFDYIGHSHQVFHVCGIIGTHFQMEAIRMDMTERHDWLLATAMLPSALHTLGSMGICMAVSLAIIRLCSMSLSCLPEPSQREKLHGH, from the exons ATGCTGAGCCTCAAGCTGCCCCggctgctcagcagcagccaggTGCCCCAG GAGTACCAGGAGCAGGGCATCCTCTTCGGGTACCGCCACCCGCGGAGCTCTGCGACGGACTGTCTGCTCAGCGTCTTCCAGATGACCAACGAAACCCTCAATATCTGGACGCATTTTGTGCCTACCTG GTACTTCTTGTGGCACCTGCTGGGCTCGCTGCCGCCGCGGGACGGCCGGGGCACCCGCGCCTGGCCCTTCCTCGCctacctgctctcctgctgcctctACCCCTTCGCCTCCAGCTGCGCCCACACCTTCAGCACCATGTCCAGCCGGGCCCGGCACCTCTGCTACTTCTTCGACTACGCCGCGCTCAGCGTGTACAGCTTGG GTTCTGCCCTGGCGTATTCAGCGTATATCTTCCCAAAAGAATGGGTCAACGGCACTTTCCACTATTACTATGTTCCCATCGCTGTGTTCAACACTGTCGTTAGCACCAGCCTCTCCTGCTACTCCAG GTTTCTGGAGGTGGACCGGCCCCAGCTCAGCAAAGCTTTCCGCACGCTGGCCTTTGTGTACCCATACCTATTCGATAGCATCCCTCTCTTCTACAGG TTCTACGTGTGCGCGGCGGAGAGCTGCACGGAGGCCGTGATCGTGGTCCACTACAAACACACGGTGCTTGCCTTCCTCACGTGCTTCGTCTTCGCTAGCCATCTGCCAGAGAGACTTGCACCAGGACACTTTGACTACATCG GGCACAGCCACCAGGTTTTCCACGTATGCGGGATCATTGGCACGCACTTCCAGATGGAAGCCATCAGGATGGATATGACCGAGCGCCACGACTGGCTCCTGGCCACTGCGATGCTTCCCTCGGCCCTTCACACTCTCGGTTCAATGGGCATCTGCATGGCCGTTTCCCTGGCCATCATTAGGCTCTGCTCCATGTctctcagctgcctgcctgaGCCTTCGCAGAGAGAAAAATTGCACGGGCATTAG
- the PAQR5 gene encoding membrane progestin receptor gamma isoform X1 codes for MLSLKLPRLLSSSQVPQLRSWCFCRTRRPARCTRCWAAQRFPLLSPQEYQEQGILFGYRHPRSSATDCLLSVFQMTNETLNIWTHFVPTWYFLWHLLGSLPPRDGRGTRAWPFLAYLLSCCLYPFASSCAHTFSTMSSRARHLCYFFDYAALSVYSLGSALAYSAYIFPKEWVNGTFHYYYVPIAVFNTVVSTSLSCYSRFLEVDRPQLSKAFRTLAFVYPYLFDSIPLFYRFYVCAAESCTEAVIVVHYKHTVLAFLTCFVFASHLPERLAPGHFDYIGHSHQVFHVCGIIGTHFQMEAIRMDMTERHDWLLATAMLPSALHTLGSMGICMAVSLAIIRLCSMSLSCLPEPSQREKLHGH; via the exons ATGCTGAGCCTCAAGCTGCCCCggctgctcagcagcagccaggTGCCCCAG CTTCGCAGCTGGTGCTTTTGCAGGACTCGGCGCCCGGCACGCTGCACGCGGTGCTGGGCAGCGCAGCGCTTTCCCCTCCTGTCTCCGCAGGAGTACCAGGAGCAGGGCATCCTCTTCGGGTACCGCCACCCGCGGAGCTCTGCGACGGACTGTCTGCTCAGCGTCTTCCAGATGACCAACGAAACCCTCAATATCTGGACGCATTTTGTGCCTACCTG GTACTTCTTGTGGCACCTGCTGGGCTCGCTGCCGCCGCGGGACGGCCGGGGCACCCGCGCCTGGCCCTTCCTCGCctacctgctctcctgctgcctctACCCCTTCGCCTCCAGCTGCGCCCACACCTTCAGCACCATGTCCAGCCGGGCCCGGCACCTCTGCTACTTCTTCGACTACGCCGCGCTCAGCGTGTACAGCTTGG GTTCTGCCCTGGCGTATTCAGCGTATATCTTCCCAAAAGAATGGGTCAACGGCACTTTCCACTATTACTATGTTCCCATCGCTGTGTTCAACACTGTCGTTAGCACCAGCCTCTCCTGCTACTCCAG GTTTCTGGAGGTGGACCGGCCCCAGCTCAGCAAAGCTTTCCGCACGCTGGCCTTTGTGTACCCATACCTATTCGATAGCATCCCTCTCTTCTACAGG TTCTACGTGTGCGCGGCGGAGAGCTGCACGGAGGCCGTGATCGTGGTCCACTACAAACACACGGTGCTTGCCTTCCTCACGTGCTTCGTCTTCGCTAGCCATCTGCCAGAGAGACTTGCACCAGGACACTTTGACTACATCG GGCACAGCCACCAGGTTTTCCACGTATGCGGGATCATTGGCACGCACTTCCAGATGGAAGCCATCAGGATGGATATGACCGAGCGCCACGACTGGCTCCTGGCCACTGCGATGCTTCCCTCGGCCCTTCACACTCTCGGTTCAATGGGCATCTGCATGGCCGTTTCCCTGGCCATCATTAGGCTCTGCTCCATGTctctcagctgcctgcctgaGCCTTCGCAGAGAGAAAAATTGCACGGGCATTAG
- the PAQR5 gene encoding membrane progestin receptor gamma isoform X2, with translation MLSLKLPRLLSSSQVPQRFPLLSPQEYQEQGILFGYRHPRSSATDCLLSVFQMTNETLNIWTHFVPTWYFLWHLLGSLPPRDGRGTRAWPFLAYLLSCCLYPFASSCAHTFSTMSSRARHLCYFFDYAALSVYSLGSALAYSAYIFPKEWVNGTFHYYYVPIAVFNTVVSTSLSCYSRFLEVDRPQLSKAFRTLAFVYPYLFDSIPLFYRFYVCAAESCTEAVIVVHYKHTVLAFLTCFVFASHLPERLAPGHFDYIGHSHQVFHVCGIIGTHFQMEAIRMDMTERHDWLLATAMLPSALHTLGSMGICMAVSLAIIRLCSMSLSCLPEPSQREKLHGH, from the exons ATGCTGAGCCTCAAGCTGCCCCggctgctcagcagcagccaggTGCCCCAG CGCTTTCCCCTCCTGTCTCCGCAGGAGTACCAGGAGCAGGGCATCCTCTTCGGGTACCGCCACCCGCGGAGCTCTGCGACGGACTGTCTGCTCAGCGTCTTCCAGATGACCAACGAAACCCTCAATATCTGGACGCATTTTGTGCCTACCTG GTACTTCTTGTGGCACCTGCTGGGCTCGCTGCCGCCGCGGGACGGCCGGGGCACCCGCGCCTGGCCCTTCCTCGCctacctgctctcctgctgcctctACCCCTTCGCCTCCAGCTGCGCCCACACCTTCAGCACCATGTCCAGCCGGGCCCGGCACCTCTGCTACTTCTTCGACTACGCCGCGCTCAGCGTGTACAGCTTGG GTTCTGCCCTGGCGTATTCAGCGTATATCTTCCCAAAAGAATGGGTCAACGGCACTTTCCACTATTACTATGTTCCCATCGCTGTGTTCAACACTGTCGTTAGCACCAGCCTCTCCTGCTACTCCAG GTTTCTGGAGGTGGACCGGCCCCAGCTCAGCAAAGCTTTCCGCACGCTGGCCTTTGTGTACCCATACCTATTCGATAGCATCCCTCTCTTCTACAGG TTCTACGTGTGCGCGGCGGAGAGCTGCACGGAGGCCGTGATCGTGGTCCACTACAAACACACGGTGCTTGCCTTCCTCACGTGCTTCGTCTTCGCTAGCCATCTGCCAGAGAGACTTGCACCAGGACACTTTGACTACATCG GGCACAGCCACCAGGTTTTCCACGTATGCGGGATCATTGGCACGCACTTCCAGATGGAAGCCATCAGGATGGATATGACCGAGCGCCACGACTGGCTCCTGGCCACTGCGATGCTTCCCTCGGCCCTTCACACTCTCGGTTCAATGGGCATCTGCATGGCCGTTTCCCTGGCCATCATTAGGCTCTGCTCCATGTctctcagctgcctgcctgaGCCTTCGCAGAGAGAAAAATTGCACGGGCATTAG
- the GLCE gene encoding D-glucuronyl C5-epimerase isoform X2, which produces MRCLAARVNYKTLIIICALFTLVTVLLWNKCSTEKAGHFPRGPGGFGRGEGLEKRAAASESNPYANDAARQQSEEASPQEQQKAPPVVGGFNGNRVLGLKYEEIDCLINDEHTIKGRREGNEIFLPFSWVEKYFEVYGKIAQYDGYDRFEFSHSYSKVYTQRAPYHPDGVFMSFEGYNVEVRDRVKCISGVEGVPLSTQWGPQGYFYPIQIAQYGLSHYSKNLTEKPPHIEVYETAEDKDKTSRSVDWTVPKGCSVATVYDKSKFTSVKQFVAPENTEGVSLQLGNSRDFIISFDLKFITNGSISVVLETTEKNQLFTVHYVSNTQLIAFKDRDVYYGIGPRTSWSTVTRDLVTDLRKGVGLSNTKAVKQTKIMPKKVVRLVAKGKGFIDNVTISATAHMAAFFAASSWLVRNQDEKGGWPIMVTRKLGEGFKSLDPGWYSAMAQGQAISTLVRAYLLTKDHVFLNSALRATAPYKLPSEQHGVKAVFMSRHDWYEEYPTSPSSFVLNGFMYSLIGLYDLKETAGEKLGKEARLLYERGMESLKAMLPLYDTGSGTIYDLRHFMLGTAPNLARWDYHTTHINQLQLLSTIDESPVFKEFVKRWKSYLRGGRAKHN; this is translated from the exons ATGCGTTGCCTGGCAGCTCGGGTCAACTACAAGACGCTGATCATCATCTGCGCCCTCTTCACGCTGGTCACGGTGCTGCTGTGGAACAAATGCTCCACCGAGAAAGCGGGGCACttcccgcggggccccggcggcttcGGCCGAGGCGAGGGCCTGGAGAAGCGGGCCGCCGCCTCCGAGAGCAACCCCTACGCCAACGACGCGGCGAGGCAGCAGAGCGAGGAGGCCTCGCCGCAGGAGCAGCAGAAAGCTCCGCCGGTCGTGGGGGGCTTCAACGGCAACAGAGTCCTGGGACTCAAATACGAGGAGATTGACTGTCTGATCAATGACGAACACACGAttaaagggaggagggaaggcaaCGAGATCTTCCTGCCGTTCAGCTGGGTAGAGAAATACTTTGAGGTTTATGGGAAAATTGCTCAGTACGATGGTTATGACAGGTTTGAATTCTCTCATAGCTACTCCAAAGTATACACACAGCGAGCACCTTACCACCCGGACGGGGTGTTCATGTCCTTCGAAGGCTACAACGTCGAAGTTCGAGACAGAGTGAAATGCATAAGCGGTGTCGAAG GTGTACCGTTATCCACACAGTGGGGACCTCAAGGCTATTTCTACCCCATCCAGATTGCACAGTATGGGTTAAGTCACTACAGTAAAAACTTGACAGAGAAACCACCTCACATAGAGGTGTATGAAACAGCTGAAGACAAGGACAAAACCAGCAGGTCCGTGGACTGGACTGTACCAAAAGGCTGTTCTGTTGCAACAGTGTATGATAAATCCAAGTTCACTAGTGTTAAACAGTTTGTTGCTCCAG aaaatacTGAAGGGGTATCTCTGCAGCTTGGGAACAGTAgagattttattatttcttttgatCTCAAATTCATAACAAATGGGAGCATTTCTGTGGTTCTCGAGACGACAGAGAAAAACCAGCTCTTCACAGTACACTATGTCTCCAACACTCAGCTGATAGCTTTTAAGGACAGAGACGTCTACTATGGCATTGGGCCTAGGACTAGTTGGAGTACGGTCACGAGAGACCTGGTGACTGACCTGCGAAAGGGTGTTGGTCTCTCCAACACAAAAGCTgtaaagcagacaaaaataatgCCCAAGAAAGTGGTGAGGCTGGTGGCGAAGGGGAAGGGCTTCATCGACAACGTCACTATCTCGGCCACCGCTCACATGGCAGCCTTTTTTGCTGCGAGCAGTTGGCTGGTGAGGAACCAGGACGAGAAGGGGGGCTGGCCCATCATGGTGACGCGGAAGCTGGGGGAAGGCTTTAAATCCCTGGACCCGGGCTGGTATTCTGCCATGGCACAAGGGCAGGCCATCTCCACGCTCGTCAGGGCTTACCTGCTGACCAAGGACCACGTGTTCCTCAACTCAGCTTTACGGGCAACGGCACCTTACAAGCTCCCGTCGGAGCAGCACGGGGTCAAGGCGGTGTTCATGAGCAGGCACGACTGGTACGAGGAGTACCCCACCTCTCCCAGCTCCTTCGTTCTCAATGGCTTCATGTACTCTTTAATCGGGCTCTACGACCTGAAGGAGACGGCGGGGGAGAAGCTGGGGAAGGAGGCAAGGCTCCTCTACGAGCGGGGCATGGAGTCGCTGAAGGCCATGCTCCCCCTCTACGACACCGGCTCAGGAACCATCTACGACCTGCGGCACTTCATGCTCGGCACCGCTCCCAACCTGGCCCGCTGGGACTATCACACCACCCACATaaaccagctccagctgctcaGCACCATAGACGAGTCCCCCGTTTTCAAAGAGTTCGTCAAGAGGTGGAAGAGCTACCTAAGAGGCGGCAGGGCAAAGCACAACTAG